One Nocardia iowensis DNA window includes the following coding sequences:
- a CDS encoding ankyrin repeat domain-containing protein — MSNFAEGFTDPGVSKLAAAVVEDNVGKVNELLAKGADLSGVGICGWNVLMLALAARKRAAFRALLDAGVDTTHRDEDGATVLHFAARIDDPWYMQTLLEYPVDVNVTDLDDGVTPLIATRRNYEQFQMLLAAGADPNIPDLSGDTALHHAAMLMLYRQILDLLEAGADPTSSNGDGDTFQDYLNSIDPLDQGPEMREERAQITAWLQEHSIPVEPLPEEIIQERSSGARHRAVGHIGDGAGGWTPTFTIDSSEFDDVIEFGKAIESALNELQQHNIPAKVVQRRYPAGDPIFSLPSWEEYRSRAD; from the coding sequence ATGAGCAATTTTGCCGAGGGGTTCACCGACCCTGGAGTGTCGAAGTTGGCCGCGGCGGTGGTCGAGGACAATGTCGGGAAGGTGAACGAGCTCTTGGCAAAGGGCGCCGATCTGAGCGGCGTCGGCATCTGTGGGTGGAACGTGCTGATGCTGGCGTTGGCGGCGCGGAAGCGTGCAGCGTTCCGTGCATTGCTCGATGCTGGTGTCGATACCACACATCGGGATGAGGACGGTGCGACAGTCCTCCACTTCGCGGCCAGGATCGATGATCCGTGGTACATGCAGACGCTGCTGGAATACCCGGTCGATGTCAACGTCACCGATCTGGACGACGGGGTGACCCCGCTCATTGCTACGAGACGGAACTACGAGCAGTTCCAGATGCTTCTGGCGGCCGGAGCAGACCCGAACATCCCTGACCTCAGCGGTGACACCGCCCTACACCACGCTGCGATGCTGATGCTTTACCGGCAGATATTGGATCTGCTGGAAGCAGGGGCAGATCCCACCAGCAGCAATGGCGATGGCGATACCTTCCAGGACTATTTGAACAGCATCGATCCTTTGGATCAGGGGCCGGAAATGCGGGAGGAGCGAGCCCAGATCACGGCATGGCTGCAGGAGCACTCCATCCCTGTCGAACCACTTCCGGAGGAAATAATCCAGGAGCGGTCATCTGGTGCCCGGCACCGTGCCGTCGGTCATATCGGCGACGGGGCAGGCGGCTGGACCCCAACGTTCACGATCGATTCCAGCGAGTTCGACGATGTCATCGAGTTCGGCAAGGCGATCGAGTCGGCCCTGAACGAGCTACAGCAACACAACATTCCGGCCAAGGTGGTGCAAAGACGTTACCCCGCAGGCGATCCCATCTTCAGCCTGCCGTCCTGGGAGGAATACCGCAGTCGAGCGGATTAG